The region TCTTTCCTGACAATCTCAGCGAAAATGTCTTTttggatgacgacgaggaaatACGCGCGTCAGGCGTCTATGATCAGCCAGTTCAGACCAAGCCACACACGCATTCTCTCAACGGAAGGACCTCTGGTGGCCCAGTTACCAATATCCAGGAGATCCAACGCACCACGCATTCGACGACGTCATACACAACACCCGGCATTCCTCTGCCGCCCGACGTCCTCGAGGTCCTGCGGGTTTCGGTCTCTTGTTTCCCTGAAACGATGCTCACTACCTCCAGTCTGACAATCGACAATATCCGGACATATTCGAGAAAACTTCGTCACGGAGGAATGCCAGCTTGCGACTTCATGAGCGACAATCAGTCATTGTTTTCCTCCGGGGGCAACAGCCTGAAGCCGCGGCCATCAAGGAAGTGGAAGCTGAATTGGTTCGGACAAAGTCATAAGCTTACtaaacatcaacaacacggACGCCAGCAAACCCAGTTGCTCTCTGGAGGCTCGGAGGATGTCGATTCTCTTGGACAAGTTCGGTCTCCCAGGAAGACTACAGAGGCTTCATGGAGGCCCATCAGGGCTATTTTCCCTTTCGGATCTGAGTACCTCTGTGATGCTCTCTACGCACACGTACTGGCCTACAACTACATTAGCACGTTAtgccccccaccaccagtgTCATCACTACGCCAACAAGCGCCAGGATCAGCGGGCCATCGTCTTTCTGGCTCGTCTTCTGACGACCCAAATAGCAAAACCAGAGTGCCCAAGAAGGCAGCCAGTGTCCTCGGCATGCAGGATGATAACGCCCATAACAACAGACCAAAAACACCTAGCAGCGGTCCGCATCACCGACGCAGCAGATCGCACAGATTTCTGAGCCGGGATAGTCATGGAAGAGGCTCGCTCAAATCGAGAGGCAGCACTGCTTCTGGGTTGGAGGGCaaagacaacagcaacagcaatgGCAACAATGCCGTGGCCTCCGGAATGCGAGAATTACACGCTGGGCTGGCCAAATGTATTGCGTTGCTTGTTTCGACACTGAAGAAGACCGAGGCGGGTGACTTGCAAGGAGTTGAGAGTGGCGGAGATGCCAACACGCTTCTTAtcagggagagggaggtgcaTGATGTGTCGAGCGAGGTGGATGTACTCTTACTGCGAGCGCTCTGTGAGGTGGTGAGAATCTCCGAGGCATAACGATGTTTGGTTGTATTTGTGATGGATTTAATGTTTAACGAGGTGTTGACAGACGGTGTGGACTGGCAGGAGGTATTTTGGCGGCGCAGGTTGCTACTTGGGTTGGGTGGTCATGTACGGGTGGGCGGGTTTTATATGCTTGATAATACCCCTTTGTGACGATGGTatgaaaaaaagggaaaggagTCATGTGTACAATAACTTGTGCTTCGGCCTCATAGTAATGCTGTATTTGATGTCCCCACATTGTTCGTTTCTTGCTTGTAGATTCTGGAAGGCGCAGATCGAAAGCTGCCAAGCAACCACCTGCAGGGGGACAGGCCCTTTCCATTTTTGGATCAAGCGGGTGAGCGGGGATGGAGGGACATTTCCAccacacctccaccacacCTCCACAAACCCACAAACTATTTTGACCGTCTGATTTCTTAACCTCCGAACTCACTCGGAGGCCAAGACCGAGTCTGACAACCACCTCCGGACCCCACCGCTCGGATCCGCTCCGTGACACCCCTTTTCCGACCTATGCTGCCGGCCCGTCCCTTCGAACTGCCGAGTGATTTCGGACGAAGTGAACAGACACGCAACGCCCGAGGTTCACAACTGTATTAGCAGTTTGGGACGCGGTGCTACGGTGAGAAACGCGCTCACTTGGAAACTTGCCGTGGAGCACTCGGAGGATTTGCCATTGGAAGTTGGATTAGAAAGAGGAACCGTTCTTAAGTTTGGGTCACGCttgtcctcttcatcctcttttCTCATTTGACCGGTGGccgcccccttttttttttttttttcgttgaTCCGGTGCCCTGCAGCAAAGAAAATGGAGACAGCCGGAGAGCAGAACATCCCCGCGAGTGCTCGGCCTCGGGTAACGAATGCTTGTGAGGCATGTCGGTCGGCCAAGGTTAAGTGCATGGCCAGTAATCAGTTGGGGATATGTAAGAGGTAggtttttttacttttctttttcttgtcgggtaagaggaggggaaggggtgtaAAAAGGGGTTGAGTTGTCATATTtgtctcccccccccccagacCGTACACACACACTGTGAGATATGTGTATGTGTCTTTGATCAGGAAATCACTTGTTCTTGTTTGCAATATAGATGATTAACAGTTGTTCTTGTGTGTGTTAGATGCCTGGATTCCAAAAGAGAGTGCATCTTCAAAACTGGACCTCGAACTCGACGGCCGAAACAATCGAAAAGGTAtgatattcttttttataccAGGTCATACCCAACAAGTAAAAGTTCCCTACCGGATATCTCCAAGTTATTCATCTGTTGACatcacctttttttttttcgctcaCATAAAGATCCCAATCCTCCACCgacccaaccacctccacaaccgccccccctcccctcccaccaccacccggcccctccaaaaccttcACAATCGACATCCCCATGcccgccgacgacgacgtaACCGACAGCTTCGAGGTCCTCCGCCTGGCCCACGAGTCCACACTCAACAACTTGGTtccccacctctcctcaggcgaagaagaccaagaagatgaACCCATCTACGACTACGACTACGACAAGAACGCCAACATGGACTGGCTCAACACCGAGCAGGCCTCCAACTGCGGCTCGGTCATCTCCTCCCATGCCTCCTCCCTTCCGATAGGGGCTTCGGCATTGTCCACCCCGccaagcagcaccaccaccgctgctACCACTGGCGCGAGATCCAAGCAGAAGAGCAGAATGGTGGCTAGCTTGGGGCTGCAGCCGCAGTTCAACGTTGATTCGGCGGGCAAGTTACTGCAGACGTTTACGGGGGTGATGTTGAATCACTTTCACTGTTTGGTTATTGATTCTGAGCGGGACACCGTGGCGAGTTTGGCGAAGGAGAGGCCGTTCGTTTTGCTTGCTGTGCTAGCGGCGGCAAGCGGGAGTCGGACGCTGCAGGGGCACAGTTTGTATGACGAGGAGTTTAGGAAGATTTTGGGCTTGAAGTTTGTggctgggggggagaggagttTGGAGCTGTtgcaggggttggtggtttaCATTGCTTGGTTAGTCTTTTGTGAGGACGGTTGGTGGGAGCGCTGACATGGGACAGGTATCCGTTTCATTTGCGGCCAAAGAACAAGCAGGCGTACCAGTATATACGTATGGCGGTGGACATTGTCTTTGATCTGGAACTCAACGAAGACCCGGGGACGGACCGGGTTGATGTCCCGCCCACcgaggcgaggttggaggagataAGGACGTATGCGGCTTGTTATTATCTCGCTTCGTCGTAGGTTTTCCTGCCCTGAATCTTCTCGTTGGCAGGAATCTGACACGGTCACCAGATTCGCCGCCACGTGGGGCCGCACCCCAACTCTAGCCTACAGCACCTACACCGCCCACTGCTGCGAAATGCTCTCCCGCCACAGCCCCCTCAAAGGCGACCAGGTTCTGGTCTGGCAGGTCAGACTTCAGCGGCTGGTGGAGGAAACCAACGATCTCCGCCGGACTCAGAGGGGTGGTGCGCATTCCCAACAAAGTGAATACCAAATCAACCTCATGATACGAGGAATGGAGACGCAACTCAAAGAGTGGGAGGCGTGCATGAGCCGCGAGCTTAAAAACACTCGTCAGTCGTTTTAGTTCTTCCCCGATACCAAACTCACCCAACCTCTGGCTCGCCGGGTATACCACCCAACCCTATCCCTCACCGCtgtccacccccttccccatgCCACCCAGATGCTAACCCCGCCCCAGCATCcctccgcatcctcctcctcttcacccccctcttcctctccggcgcccccctcctcaagctccCCTCCACAAAactaacccccctcctcgaccccTCCCAAACAACCTTCCGCGCCGACGCCTCCAAGCTCTCCTCTCTGATCCCCACCCTCCGCGAGTTCTACTCCTACTTTTTGTCCCTCCCCGCCCAGGAAATAAACGCCTTCATGGGACAAGAATGGGGCtccttcatcctcgtcatcatcctaGGCTTCAGGATGTGTTTCCCCATGGCCATCTGTCCCGAGTGGGACGACAAGCTGGCACGAGAGAGGATAGGGATGGGGGAGTTTCTGGGAAAGATGTGTGGTGATGCCgccggggaagaggggggaaaggggaagggtaCGTCTATGGATGTTTTGAGTGCTAGCAGGATTGTGCTGGgagtggtgaagaagaagtttgATAGACGGGTTCAGAGGGTGGAGCGGGAGCAGAGGGAAGAGCAGGAGAGGCAGAGGGGGTTGATTGGgcgggttgtggaggggttggggttggggttggggggtggaggagggggacagGTCgcgggcggaggaggaggaggaggaggaggaggacatgaTGGTAGTATTGGGGGTTGTCCTATGATGGATGGGAGTATGGAGGGGTATTATGCTTATTGGGACGAGACGTTTGCTGATACTGCGGGACTGGGAGGCGGTGGGTTTCAGGGCCCGAATGTTGGACCTATGGGGGGGGAcgggacgacgacgacgacgggggTGATaccgcagcaacagcagacGATGCCGCAGGTGAGTGGTGATCTTTGGGGTACGATGACTATGGCTTGGGCACAGGGGGGGATGACTTTTGATGGGGTGGGGCAGTAGGTGTTTGTGGTCATATATTTGTTCATAAGATCTTGATGTAGGGTTGGTTGATACGTTAACTGAAGAcgtgttttcttttctgtttcAAACTCGAGGGACAATCAACAAATTTGAATTCGGACACGGCTCAAATGATGGTCTGATATTGCCTTCGGAACACCTGGGCCAAATCTGTTTGTTAGTGTTGCATGCGAATCGGGAGGCATGCCAAGTGTGTGACAGCTGCCTCGATTGCTGAGCACTGCCTGCCGTTTCGTCCACCGCGTGGCTCTGAATATTGCAGACTCAAAGGCATGTGATGAATGGCTCGAGACCCTGAAGCCACTGGATATGTTGTCCGCAAACTTCCACCTCAGTGGCAAGTCAGTCCTCGTCATCGAAGTGATGAACTTTTACACTGTCAGCCAATCAACGCCCACGCCCACCTTTGCTACAAAATTATACCACGCAAGTGTAAACGTCAACACGCTCATCTCCCAAATCTATAAAAACCCCCTTGATCAAATACTCGCCCAAACCGATGACCCTTAGCACCGGGCAGTACTCCTCATTTTAGCACTAGTCCGAGCCTCTCATTTCCCTTTCCATCAGGAACCAAAAATCACAGATAAGAGCCCGCCTCCCACGTCCGGGTCCCCAGAACATGTGACCCGCAACCCACGCAGGTCATTGACGTGAGCGGGATCTCCCCAATAAACTGGACCTTCTCCACGCGGGATGATCACTGAGTTTTCGTTGGGTGGGAatttccctcctccttgaaATTGGTTGGGCAGGAATTTCCTTTCAGCCCACGttacagagagagagaggtgccGTCCTCGGGTTAAATGAAATGGCGAAAATAGGAAACGATAAACTCTCCCAAACCGGCCAACTGTGATAAAACGGATGACAAAACGGTGATAACACCCCTTGCCCTGACCTtgcaagaaaaagaaaaagaaaaaaaagaaaaaaaggcgaAAGACGGTGTTCGCGCCAATAGATCTGCAAGAAGCTTGTCTCGGCTCCGTGGTCAATGCGTTTTGGGCGACGACAGGAACGTTTGCAAAAGAAACGTTGCCCCCTTGCCGGCAAGCCCGACCCCTTGCTGCCTCACCCGATTCCCCCCTTTCTCGATCgtccctcgcctccccgcGCTTGCGATAGAACTAGGCTCCGAGGCAGGGGTTTGGATCACGACGACAAGGTCCCAAAAGAGATCGACTTCTGGCCTTGTGATATCTTGACTTTTTATGTGACAAGATGCTCTCCCATCCACGTTCTCATCAGCTGGTTCCGTTGGGAGCCGTACCCGGGCCCCGGTGCTCGTCACGTCACAGTCGCACTGTTCGcgggtctttttttttctctctcgaGTTTCGTTGCTAAATTAAATGAACCTAGTTGTTGAACATGAAGATCAAACCCCAAACAGTGGCATCGAAAACGTGGTGTGATACTTGCCTTGGTAAGCCTACCGGTCAGCAAGACTCTGACTGGAGCGAGTACCCCAGGTTTCACCAGCTTCTGGActttgaaaaaaaaaaaaagaaagaaaaaggctaGCCTGCGGTCGGTGGTGTGGCATTCCTCCTGCTTCTGGTTCAGGGATCTTCGAATTCCGCGATTTTGACGGGTATGCATGCTGGTAAGAAGCCGGAGCCACTTAGGTACTGTAGCCAGATTGTGCTTGTAGGTCTGACAATGGGGGGCACGATGCAggcggaggggaaggggagaagaggggacCGAAGCAAGCCACCACtaccacaccatcacctaCTCTCCGAGGGACACTGGAGCCCCGGACCTACGCagcccatcctcctccaccccaccatctTGGGGTGGTGTGAGAAACCCTCGCTTTGCGGCGGGATTGCGACTGGATCAGGAAGCCAGTTTTCGCTAAGCCTTGAGACATTGCTTGCGCGTGACCATCAAGCCCATCTCGATGAGCAAGGCCGCCGAAATATTGGGTTCTGCCACGTTGGGAGCCATCTCAACCCCGCAGCGGACAAGGTGGTAAATAAGGGTGTAAGGCAGCCCAGCCGTCTCGGACAGGATTCCGTGCGGTTCATCCTCCATCCATGAACCTCAGTCAGCCAGCATGAATCTCTTTCCGTCTGGTGTGACAAAAGTCGCGGGGATAAAGTTGGGGCCCCGCGATTGGGGACGAGGCGAGAGTCTTGGGTGACGCGATGTCCAGCTATGTGAGAGATCTTGGTTGCCGCCGAAAATGACCGTGTATTGATATGGGCCTCTATATAAGTCATGGTGTGAGGCTGAAGGTTGTAAGTATACTTCTACGCGTCGCTCGGCAGCTTGCATCGTCGACGCGCCTCGACGACGATCGTGCACAGTGATATCAGCCTGTTTGCCCTTGACCTGTTGGTCGTCTGAAGTTGCTCCTCAATGCCACCGGAGTGACTGAAGTGGGAAGCGGCCGCTTGGCGTCGCTCGATTCGAAGAAGGGTATCTCGAAGAAACATGTGCATCTGCAGAGCAAAGCGCAGGCTGAACGCCATTGGGCGTATCTTGATCACTGCCCTCGGCGTGATGCAGTGCTTCCCTGCTTACCATGCCGGCTCGGGAATGGGCCCCAGCATCGTCGTGCATCTTCGCATTCAGCCAGCAGGCACCGAGGAGGTCCAGGTGTATCTCAGTCGTGTGTGATGGCGTCCTTCTTTAACCCTCGAGAAGTGTGGAATCATCTGGTTTCATTCGATGCGACCCTGTTCATTCCGGTTTCCGCACGTACGGCCGGCAGGTGTAGAAGAAGAGTTAAGAGTTTGACATTGTCGGGTGCCGAGAATCCGGGAGGTCAGCTTTCAGGAATGTTGACCGTGATCTCATGTACCGAGACACTCAACTTACCTTATCCTCGCCAGAAGCAAAAGATGTTTGGGTGGGACGCGACTCGGACTGTTTCTGGCCTGGGCACGTTCCACCTAGCCCCGTTTGCTGTGGGTCCTGCAAACATAACCCTTGGGCCGAAAACGGTCAGAATCTCCGGTGTGGAGATGGCCCACTTGTTTCGCCCTCTTGTCAGTTCTCCACCTCTCCCGTCAAGATTGATCATCACTCGCACGGGCATGATGGAAGGAGATGTCTTGCAGCTCCGACGACATGGAAGCTTCCATTCATGCGATTCTAGTGTGTTGTGTTAAGTAGATTTCGGGCAACATTCAGCCCTCTCGAGCGCCTTGGCATCAATCACTCTATGCCATCTCGGTGCATGCGCAATGCCCATGGCCATGACTGCGGGATTTGGATGCATGGCAAAGGGTGCCAGGCGATGGGGGTCACTACATATGGAAGTCCATATACGCACCATTCAGAGCTAGGCCTCTCAAGCCTTCCCAGGACTGAGGCTGGTCGGATTCAGCCGTGAACCCCCACTACTATTGACCCCTCTCGGCCATCTTACACCGGTCTTCAGATTTACTCTCATCGAACCCACCATCTTTGATGCGAGTCCAACCTACCGACTTTGAATTCTGCTCGGTTTTCCCGAGGTCCACGAGGCTTGAAGACTTGTGGGCAACAAACAAGGTTCAGCGCCGAGGTTGGTGTCGCCTCTTTGTGCTTTTGGCTTCTCACGCTGTGGGATGGTGGCGTCTTAGACAAAATGGAATAACTGGTTGCGTCTATTCAAAGAAAAGTCTCTCCCGGCTGGTTGCTGAGATTGCAAATGTCAAAGGCACTCGAGGGCACTCACGAGATTGAGCTCAAGAAGCCAGCCAGGCATGTACATGTGAATAAATCTGTGGCCAGCGGGGTCTGGGGCTTCTGGAATAGTCCGGCATGCTCGTGTGTGTCGTGGGCGTCACAAGGCCCTCGTGCTGCCTGAACGCTAAGTGGGTGCACGGCATGATCTTCAGAGACTCATGGGCTGCCTGTTCTTATGGCAAAAGCTTTTCGTAGATGTTAACATCATACGAGCCAGCCAGGTCAGATTCTGCCAAACTTACCGTGTCCAAGGGACAAACCTTACAAAGATAGGACCATGGTTGCCTTCTCTCGGGCGGAGGTCTCATATGTAAGTTTTCCTGTGGCTCACCGTTGACAGTGCACcgtttcctcctcttcaccttgcGCCGTCTGCAACCGTTCTTTCCATCTTATCGTTGATAATCGATGCGCGCACAGGACAGAGGCTTGCCCAAGCTCCCTGGCTCCCTGGCTCCCCGGGCTCCATGTCAGGATTGAAAGACGTGCTGCAATCTTGTTTCTTGGCTGACCAGGACCAACAAGCGCGACGCCTCGCTCGTGCCTATCAGCAGCCAGGGCAGAGgctcctctttttttttttctgcggCACTGGGCTGGGTACATTGCGACAGTACCGTGCCTCGACCCAACGGTACCTGTGGAAACTggaaccctccccccccttccccccagcaTCCCATCATTTGATTGAAAGCCACCGGCCGTTCGCTCACTCGGCTGAGCACTGAGCACAGTCCCGTCCCAAATCCCGCTTTTGCAACAGCTCAATCCTGCACAACACACAAAGCtgcccccttcccacccacccaatctttctccaacccccaacttttttttcccccccaAACGTCGTTTGTCCTCATTTGCGCTGCTGTACCTGGCTGTGCTGCACCACTCCTCCACGGGCTGTCATATTGCGcgcccctccaccctcgtCATCACATCACCAATCTTTAATCATTTTTTTCCTCTTCGCCCGCGTCTTTCAGGTTCTCATCGCGTCTCCCTGTTCCATCTGCGCGCGTCCAGTTCCGACAGGCTGCCAGCGAGTCGGTTCAAACCAATTCGCACCGGCCCGCGACTCGCCCGCCCTGTCCATCCCAAccatccaccatccaccacaccGGACACCCCCGACCCGACCAGACCAGGCCCGACCACATCGCCATCCGTACCTGACAGCTAACTGCTCCACTAGCACAGCTGTCGCTGGTCAATCCCGTCGCCCATCTCCACCCGTTCTTCCCAACAGCGCACACGAACTCACACTCGCACTCGATCGTCGCGATCGTCGCCCTGGCCGCTGTTGGATAACGCGACGTTGCATGCATCGTGAGGCATGCCTGGGGATCAGAATTCGGTCGGTGCATCCTCCAACGGACCAGCTCCCACTCCTCAATCATTTGCTTCTTTGACAAGCAACGGCAACGGTGTCAAGTCGTATCTCGCAACAACAGCCGCTTCTGCAAATTATGCAATGGCCGCCTCGAGCTTTCTCCCCGCGCAGCATCGGACTCCGGCGATAGGCAGCGGCTTGGGTACCTACCCGCCTGCCCTGCCAAAGGCCGACTCTTTTGACGCCAACGGCAATGGCCACGCGACCACCCCACTCGGCACTCCGTTCTCTACCACTCCgcccaccctctccgccgccgtcaTCCGGAACCTCCCCAACGACACGGACGAGAAGTTG is a window of Podospora pseudopauciseta strain CBS 411.78 chromosome 1, whole genome shotgun sequence DNA encoding:
- a CDS encoding hypothetical protein (EggNog:ENOG503P3Z9) codes for the protein MDSSTTSNAESICSSASTNEMDLIHNEPLADCNFPEMLVRDLETSEVVFRTKSMTAGCPSAAFATSSEDEHGDEEHAGGRSESTDSLSMASSGMDPPPSIRVRGHSVTTAATSVSGRRSSSFSQKAHSQSSPSTPPSSPAMAQNHHGTWFDADGEGDATISSRIQGPSQDVQILTGGHSSDINSFSYNDGMKRHTEAIAYHLRPNSPNSYERPCTPSSQISQLVRERPRLVNIPPTAIPKRKSSLNRGHVRTMSGSSVAPSNHEILRRTSVGQLAPSASMQVLGPRNGERYGESSRPPSRGRDGNGHVHARRSNGAFFPDNLSENVFLDDDEEIRASGVYDQPVQTKPHTHSLNGRTSGGPVTNIQEIQRTTHSTTSYTTPGIPLPPDVLEVLRVSVSCFPETMLTTSSLTIDNIRTYSRKLRHGGMPACDFMSDNQSLFSSGGNSLKPRPSRKWKLNWFGQSHKLTKHQQHGRQQTQLLSGGSEDVDSLGQVRSPRKTTEASWRPIRAIFPFGSEYLCDALYAHVLAYNYISTLCPPPPVSSLRQQAPGSAGHRLSGSSSDDPNSKTRVPKKAASVLGMQDDNAHNNRPKTPSSGPHHRRSRSHRFLSRDSHGRGSLKSRGSTASGLEGKDNSNSNGNNAVASGMRELHAGLAKCIALLVSTLKKTEAGDLQGVESGGDANTLLIREREVHDVSSEVDVLLLRALCEVVRISEA
- a CDS encoding hypothetical protein (EggNog:ENOG503P4QF); translated protein: METAGEQNIPASARPRVTNACEACRSAKVKCMASNQLGICKRCLDSKRECIFKTGPRTRRPKQSKRSQSSTDPTTSTTAPPPLPPPPGPSKTFTIDIPMPADDDVTDSFEVLRLAHESTLNNLVPHLSSGEEDQEDEPIYDYDYDKNANMDWLNTEQASNCGSVISSHASSLPIGASALSTPPSSTTTAATTGARSKQKSRMVASLGLQPQFNVDSAGKLLQTFTGVMLNHFHCLVIDSERDTVASLAKERPFVLLAVLAAASGSRTLQGHSLYDEEFRKILGLKFVAGGERSLELLQGLVVYIAWYPFHLRPKNKQAYQYIRMAVDIVFDLELNEDPGTDRVDVPPTEARLEEIRTYAACYYLASSFAATWGRTPTLAYSTYTAHCCEMLSRHSPLKGDQVLVWQVRLQRLVEETNDLRRTQRGGAHSQQSEYQINLMIRGMETQLKEWEACMSRELKNTPSLRILLLFTPLFLSGAPLLKLPSTKLTPLLDPSQTTFRADASKLSSLIPTLREFYSYFLSLPAQEINAFMGQEWGSFILVIILGFRMCFPMAICPEWDDKLARERIGMGEFLGKMCGDAAGEEGGKGKGTSMDVLSASRIVLGVVKKKFDRRVQRVEREQREEQERQRGLIGRVVEGLGLGLGGGGGGQVAGGGGGGGGGGHDGSIGGCPMMDGSMEGYYAYWDETFADTAGLGGGGFQGPNVGPMGGDGTTTTTGVIPQQQQTMPQVSGDLWGTMTMAWAQGGMTFDGVGQ